A window from Ramlibacter pinisoli encodes these proteins:
- a CDS encoding TRAP transporter large permease, translating into MSASLILVVSGCVLLAIGMPVAFALALATVGALVVADAYPLMVVLKETFTGIDSFPLMAVPFFILAAELMSGGSLTEVLLKFAGQFVGHRRGGLGYTNVVSLTFFSGISGSALADAAGPGSMLIRMMDKAGYDRAYAAALTASTAIVGPIIPPSIIMIIYALQDDNVSVGSLFVAGLLPGVLIAIAMCVVNWHVSKQRNYKGDGETPALAEILRTTWRALPALLLPVVILGGMRAGWFTPTEASVVAVFYALVCGKFVYRTLEWKALPDILSRSALLSASVLIIIGLSAAFAWVLTIEAVPQAMADWIVAMHLSPTAFLILVNVFLLLFGIFIEPLPGVMVLAPILAPVAVKLGIDPVHFAMVVIYNLTLGMITPPVGGLLFVTSNVSRVPLGPLVRELMPFLWAHGVVLLVITFLPALSTWLPHALGFK; encoded by the coding sequence ATGTCTGCCAGCCTCATCCTCGTCGTCTCCGGCTGCGTGCTGCTGGCCATCGGCATGCCGGTGGCCTTTGCCCTGGCCCTGGCCACCGTCGGTGCCCTCGTCGTCGCCGACGCCTACCCGCTGATGGTGGTGCTGAAGGAGACCTTCACCGGCATCGACAGCTTCCCGCTGATGGCGGTGCCGTTCTTCATCCTGGCCGCCGAGCTGATGAGCGGCGGCTCGCTCACCGAGGTGCTGCTGAAGTTCGCGGGCCAGTTCGTCGGCCACCGCCGTGGCGGGCTGGGCTACACCAACGTGGTGTCGCTGACCTTCTTCTCGGGCATCTCCGGCTCGGCGCTGGCCGATGCGGCCGGACCCGGCTCGATGCTGATCCGCATGATGGACAAGGCCGGCTACGACCGCGCGTACGCGGCGGCGCTCACGGCGTCCACCGCCATCGTGGGGCCGATCATCCCGCCGTCGATCATCATGATCATCTACGCCCTGCAGGACGACAACGTCTCGGTGGGCTCGCTGTTCGTCGCCGGCCTGCTGCCCGGCGTGCTGATCGCCATCGCCATGTGCGTGGTCAACTGGCACGTCTCGAAGCAGCGCAACTACAAGGGCGACGGCGAGACGCCGGCCCTGGCCGAGATCCTGCGCACCACCTGGCGCGCCCTGCCCGCCCTGCTGCTGCCCGTCGTCATCCTGGGCGGCATGCGCGCCGGCTGGTTCACGCCCACCGAGGCGTCGGTGGTGGCCGTGTTCTATGCGCTCGTCTGCGGCAAGTTCGTCTACCGCACGCTGGAGTGGAAGGCGCTGCCCGACATCCTGTCGCGCTCGGCGCTGCTGTCGGCCTCGGTGCTCATCATCATCGGCCTGTCGGCCGCGTTCGCCTGGGTGCTGACCATCGAGGCCGTGCCGCAGGCGATGGCCGACTGGATCGTGGCGATGCACCTGTCGCCCACCGCGTTCCTCATCCTGGTGAACGTGTTCCTGCTGCTGTTCGGCATCTTCATCGAACCGCTGCCGGGCGTGATGGTCTTGGCGCCCATCCTGGCCCCGGTGGCCGTCAAGCTGGGCATCGACCCGGTGCACTTCGCGATGGTCGTCATCTACAACCTGACGCTGGGCATGATCACGCCGCCGGTGGGGGGGCTGCTGTTCGTCACCTCCAACGTGTCGCGCGTGCCGCTGGGCCCGCTGGTGCGCGAGCTCATGCCGTTCCTGTGGGCGCACGGCGTGGTCCTGCTGGTCATCACCTTCCTGCCCGCGCTGAGCACCTGGCTGCCGCACGCCCTCGGGTTCAAGTGA
- the gcvT gene encoding glycine cleavage system aminomethyltransferase GcvT, whose product MARTDPCIHRRVRLSATAPPELRTTPLHALHLELGARMVPFAGYSMPVQYPAGLMAEHHHTRQAAGLFDVSHMGQLRLEGADAAAAFETLVPVDVIGLGVDRQRYGLLLSDEGTILDDLMLVNRGDDLFVIVNGACKDGDIAHIQARIGGRCRVIPMPERALLALQGPQAAAALQRLVPGVESLVFMTGARHAWQGGDLYITRSGYTGEDGFEISVGAGQAEALARALLAQPEVKPIGLGARNSLRLEAGLCLYGNDIDTTTTPVEAALTWALQKVRRTGGARAGGFPGAARVLGQLDGTVPVARKRVGLVALERVPVREHTPLQDEAGTAIGEVTSGLLGPSIDKPVAMAYVDAAHAAPGTRLVALVRGKLVPMAVAAMPFVPQRYHRG is encoded by the coding sequence ATGGCTCGAACCGACCCCTGCATCCACCGGAGAGTCCGCTTGTCCGCCACCGCCCCGCCAGAGCTGCGCACGACCCCGTTGCACGCGCTGCACCTCGAACTCGGCGCCCGCATGGTGCCGTTCGCCGGCTATTCCATGCCGGTGCAATACCCGGCCGGCCTGATGGCCGAGCACCACCACACGCGCCAGGCCGCCGGCCTGTTCGACGTCTCGCACATGGGCCAGTTGCGGCTCGAGGGTGCCGACGCCGCAGCCGCCTTCGAGACGCTGGTGCCGGTGGACGTCATCGGCCTGGGCGTCGACCGGCAGCGCTACGGCCTGCTGCTCAGCGACGAGGGCACCATCCTCGACGACCTGATGCTGGTCAACCGGGGCGACGACCTGTTCGTCATCGTCAACGGGGCCTGCAAGGACGGCGACATCGCCCACATCCAGGCCCGCATCGGCGGCCGCTGCCGCGTCATTCCCATGCCCGAGCGCGCCCTGCTCGCCCTGCAGGGGCCGCAGGCCGCCGCCGCGCTGCAGCGCCTCGTGCCCGGCGTCGAGTCGCTCGTGTTCATGACCGGCGCGCGCCATGCGTGGCAAGGCGGCGATCTCTACATCACCCGCAGCGGCTACACCGGCGAGGACGGCTTCGAGATCTCGGTCGGCGCCGGCCAGGCCGAGGCCCTGGCGCGCGCCCTGCTCGCCCAGCCCGAGGTCAAGCCCATCGGCCTGGGTGCGCGCAACTCGCTGCGCCTGGAAGCCGGCCTCTGCCTGTACGGCAACGACATCGACACCACCACCACGCCCGTCGAGGCGGCGCTCACCTGGGCGCTGCAAAAGGTGCGCCGCACCGGCGGCGCGCGCGCGGGCGGCTTTCCGGGCGCGGCCAGGGTGCTGGGCCAGCTCGATGGCACGGTGCCGGTGGCGCGCAAGCGCGTGGGCCTGGTGGCCCTGGAACGCGTGCCGGTGCGCGAGCACACCCCCTTGCAGGACGAGGCCGGCACCGCCATCGGCGAAGTCACCAGCGGCCTGCTGGGCCCCAGCATCGACAAGCCGGTGGCCATGGCCTACGTGGATGCCGCCCATGCGGCACCGGGCACCCGCCTGGTCGCGCTGGTGCGCGGCAAGCTGGTGCCGATGGCCGTGGCCGCGATGCCCTTCGTGCCGCAGCGCTACCACCGCGGCTGA
- the gcvH gene encoding glycine cleavage system protein GcvH: MTVKYTQDHEWLKLEGGESAIVGITVHAQDALGDVVFVDLPEVGRSYNKGEVAGVVESVKAAADVFMPVTGEVLEVNEALRADPALANSDPLGQGWFFKVKVANAAELDGLMDETAYTAFAKDA, from the coding sequence ATGACCGTGAAGTACACCCAGGACCACGAATGGCTGAAGCTGGAGGGCGGCGAATCCGCCATCGTCGGCATCACGGTCCATGCGCAGGATGCGCTGGGCGACGTGGTGTTCGTCGACCTGCCCGAGGTCGGCCGCAGCTACAACAAGGGCGAGGTCGCCGGCGTCGTCGAGTCGGTCAAGGCCGCCGCCGACGTCTTCATGCCGGTCACGGGCGAGGTGCTGGAGGTCAACGAGGCGCTGCGCGCCGATCCGGCCCTCGCCAACAGCGATCCGCTGGGCCAGGGCTGGTTCTTCAAGGTCAAGGTGGCCAACGCCGCCGAGCTCGACGGCCTGATGGACGAGACCGCCTACACCGCGTTCGCCAAGGACGCCTGA
- the gcvP gene encoding aminomethyl-transferring glycine dehydrogenase, whose translation MLMPSARPLGELENPTEFIPRHIGIDEAGEGHMLSVIGEASRRALIESIVPRSIARATPMHLPAPLSEAQALLELRTIANRNRVLKSFIGQGYYGTYTPGVILRNVLENPAWYTAYTPYQAEISQGRMEALVNFQTMVCDLTAMPIANASMLDEATAAAEAMTLAKRSVKSKSSTFVIAGDCHPQTIEVVRTRARPLGIEVVLANSAEEWDQALAGDFFAALIQYPASSGWVMDWAPEVQKIHAKQAAAIVAADLLALTLLVPPGEWGADIVVGSTQRLGMPMGAGGPHAAYMACRDEFKRSLPGRLVGVSVDSHGNPAYRLALQTREQHIRREKATSNICTAQVLPAVVASMYAVYHGPQGLKRIAQRVASYTAILAQGLEQLGWSRADMHHQTAFDTLSYRARDRAQAIAARAVAMGANIRVAWDEYLCISLDETTTRADIELLWTIFAKDGQALPSVAAFEKGIEPLIPPELRRTSDFLTHPVFNTHHSETGMLRYIRALSDKDLALDRTMIPLGSCTMKLNATSEMIPITWPEFAHVHPFAPREQLAGYAELDAQLRAWLCEATGYAGISLQPNAGSQGEYAGLLAIKGWHESRGEAHRNVCLIPSSAHGTNPASAQMVGMQVVVTACDANGNVDLADLRSKCERHSADLACVMITYPSTHGVFERQVKELCELVHAHGGRVYVDGANMNALVGVAAPGEFGGDVSHLNLHKTFCIPHGGGGPGVGPVCVVEDLVPFLPGHAAGGNGGHPVGAVSAAPLGNAAVLPISWMYCRMMGAEGLRQATEVAILAANYISVRLKDHYPTLYASPNGHVAHECILDLRPLKDSSGVTAEDVAKRLIDYGFHAPTLSFPVAGTLMVEPTESETLDEIDRFIDAMVAIREEIRRVERGEWPQDDNPLRHAPHTAASLLAGEWTHAYPREVAAAVLDERRHAKYWPPIGRVDNVYGDRNLFCSCVPMAAYE comes from the coding sequence ATGCTGATGCCGTCCGCCCGCCCGCTGGGCGAACTCGAGAACCCGACCGAATTCATCCCGCGCCACATCGGCATCGACGAGGCCGGCGAGGGCCACATGCTGTCGGTCATCGGCGAGGCCTCGCGCCGCGCGCTGATCGAGAGCATCGTGCCGCGCTCCATCGCCCGTGCCACGCCGATGCACTTGCCCGCGCCCCTGAGCGAGGCCCAGGCGCTGCTGGAACTGCGCACCATCGCCAACCGCAACCGGGTGCTCAAGAGCTTCATCGGCCAGGGCTACTACGGCACCTACACCCCGGGCGTCATCCTGCGCAACGTCCTGGAGAACCCGGCCTGGTACACCGCCTACACGCCCTACCAGGCCGAGATCTCGCAGGGCCGCATGGAGGCGCTGGTGAACTTCCAGACCATGGTGTGCGACCTCACCGCCATGCCGATCGCCAACGCGTCGATGCTCGACGAGGCCACGGCGGCGGCCGAGGCGATGACCCTGGCCAAGCGCAGCGTCAAGAGCAAATCCAGCACCTTCGTCATCGCCGGCGACTGCCATCCCCAGACCATCGAGGTGGTGCGCACGCGGGCCCGGCCGCTGGGCATCGAGGTGGTGCTGGCGAACTCCGCCGAGGAATGGGACCAGGCCCTGGCCGGTGACTTCTTCGCCGCCCTGATCCAGTACCCGGCCAGCAGCGGCTGGGTGATGGACTGGGCCCCCGAGGTGCAGAAGATCCACGCGAAACAGGCCGCCGCCATCGTCGCCGCCGACCTGCTGGCGCTGACGCTGCTGGTGCCGCCCGGTGAATGGGGCGCCGACATCGTGGTGGGCAGCACCCAGCGCCTGGGCATGCCCATGGGCGCCGGCGGCCCGCACGCCGCCTACATGGCCTGCCGCGACGAGTTCAAGCGCTCCCTGCCGGGCCGGCTGGTGGGCGTGAGCGTCGACAGCCACGGCAACCCCGCCTACCGCCTTGCGCTGCAGACGCGCGAGCAGCACATCCGGCGCGAGAAGGCCACCTCCAACATCTGCACGGCGCAGGTGCTGCCGGCGGTGGTGGCGAGCATGTACGCCGTCTACCACGGGCCGCAGGGCCTCAAGCGCATCGCGCAGCGGGTGGCCAGCTACACCGCCATCCTGGCCCAGGGCCTGGAGCAGCTCGGTTGGTCGCGCGCCGACATGCACCACCAGACCGCGTTCGACACCCTGTCGTACCGCGCCAGGGACCGCGCCCAGGCCATCGCGGCGCGCGCCGTCGCCATGGGCGCCAACATCCGCGTGGCCTGGGACGAGTACCTGTGCATCTCGCTGGACGAGACCACGACGCGCGCCGACATCGAGCTGCTGTGGACGATCTTCGCGAAGGACGGCCAGGCCCTGCCCTCGGTGGCCGCGTTCGAGAAGGGCATCGAGCCGCTGATCCCGCCGGAACTGCGCCGCACCAGCGACTTCCTCACGCACCCGGTGTTCAACACGCACCACAGCGAGACGGGCATGCTGCGCTACATCCGCGCGCTGTCCGACAAGGACCTCGCGCTCGATCGCACCATGATCCCGCTGGGCAGCTGCACCATGAAGCTGAACGCCACCAGCGAGATGATCCCCATCACCTGGCCGGAGTTCGCGCACGTGCATCCGTTCGCCCCGCGCGAGCAGCTGGCCGGCTACGCCGAGCTCGACGCGCAGCTGCGCGCCTGGCTGTGCGAGGCGACCGGCTATGCCGGCATCAGCCTGCAGCCCAACGCCGGCTCGCAGGGCGAGTACGCCGGCCTGCTGGCCATCAAGGGCTGGCACGAGAGCCGCGGCGAGGCGCACCGCAACGTCTGCCTGATCCCCTCCTCGGCCCACGGCACCAACCCGGCCAGCGCGCAGATGGTCGGCATGCAGGTGGTGGTGACCGCCTGCGATGCCAACGGCAACGTCGACCTGGCCGACCTGCGATCCAAGTGCGAACGGCACAGCGCCGACCTGGCCTGCGTGATGATCACCTACCCCAGCACGCACGGCGTGTTCGAGCGCCAGGTCAAGGAGCTGTGCGAGCTGGTGCACGCGCACGGCGGCCGGGTGTACGTCGACGGCGCCAACATGAACGCCCTGGTGGGCGTGGCGGCGCCGGGCGAGTTCGGCGGCGACGTCAGCCACCTGAACCTGCACAAGACCTTCTGCATCCCGCACGGCGGCGGCGGCCCCGGCGTCGGCCCGGTGTGCGTGGTCGAGGACCTGGTGCCGTTCCTGCCCGGCCATGCCGCCGGCGGCAACGGCGGCCACCCGGTCGGTGCCGTGTCGGCGGCGCCGCTGGGCAACGCGGCCGTCCTGCCGATCAGCTGGATGTACTGCCGCATGATGGGCGCCGAAGGCCTGCGCCAGGCCACCGAGGTCGCCATCCTGGCCGCCAACTACATCAGCGTGCGCCTGAAGGACCACTACCCGACGCTGTACGCCAGCCCCAACGGCCACGTGGCGCACGAGTGCATCCTGGACCTGCGGCCGCTCAAGGACAGCAGCGGCGTCACCGCCGAGGACGTCGCCAAGCGCCTGATCGACTACGGCTTCCACGCGCCCACGCTGTCGTTCCCTGTCGCCGGCACCCTGATGGTGGAGCCGACCGAGAGCGAGACGCTGGACGAGATCGACCGCTTCATCGACGCCATGGTCGCCATCCGCGAGGAGATCCGGCGCGTCGAACGCGGCGAGTGGCCGCAGGACGACAACCCGCTCAGGCACGCGCCCCACACGGCCGCCAGCCTGCTCGCGGGCGAGTGGACCCACGCCTACCCGCGCGAGGTCGCCGCGGCGGTGCTCGACGAGCGCCGGCACGCCAAGTACTGGCCGCCGATCGGCCGGGTCGACAACGTCTACGGCGACCGCAACCTGTTCTGCTCCTGCGTGCCGATGGCGGCGTACGAGTAG
- a CDS encoding Hsp20/alpha crystallin family protein, with protein sequence MLHPSFRPAADVFGELNRLQSVLDQVFRPLERSSIRALAGSAFPVINVGATPDSLEILALAPGIDPAALQVTADRGLLVIAGERVTQRPEDREGTSVYAQERFSGSFRRVVSLPEDADTARIEASYRDGVLRISVARRESSRPRRIEVN encoded by the coding sequence ATGCTGCACCCATCCTTCCGGCCTGCCGCGGACGTCTTCGGCGAACTCAACCGCCTGCAGAGCGTCCTGGACCAGGTCTTCCGCCCGCTGGAACGCTCCAGCATCCGGGCCCTCGCGGGCTCGGCATTCCCGGTCATCAACGTGGGCGCGACGCCCGACAGCCTGGAGATCCTGGCGCTGGCACCCGGCATCGACCCGGCAGCACTGCAGGTGACCGCCGACCGCGGCCTGCTGGTGATCGCCGGCGAACGCGTCACGCAGCGCCCCGAGGACCGCGAGGGCACCAGCGTCTACGCCCAGGAACGCTTCAGCGGCAGCTTCCGGCGCGTGGTGAGCCTGCCCGAGGACGCCGACACGGCCCGCATCGAGGCCAGCTACCGCGACGGCGTGCTGCGCATCAGCGTGGCCAGGCGCGAATCGTCCAGGCCACGCCGCATCGAAGTGAACTGA
- a CDS encoding Hsp20/alpha crystallin family protein yields the protein MSNDVQTAAGRPAGLSPSTGTPRLVPPVDVYEDEAGITVLADLPGVSRERLHVHIDGDSLVVEGTAEVSGPEDLELVHGEVQPSAYRREFTLSRELDPSRIEAQLKDGVLRLSIPKAEEARPRRIEVRIG from the coding sequence ATGAGCAACGACGTCCAGACCGCCGCCGGCCGTCCCGCCGGCCTGTCCCCCTCCACCGGCACGCCCCGCCTGGTGCCGCCGGTCGACGTGTACGAGGACGAAGCCGGCATCACCGTGCTGGCCGACCTGCCCGGCGTCAGCCGCGAGCGCCTGCACGTGCACATCGACGGCGACAGCCTCGTGGTCGAGGGCACGGCCGAGGTCAGCGGCCCCGAGGACCTGGAACTCGTCCACGGGGAAGTCCAGCCGTCCGCCTACCGGCGCGAGTTCACGCTCAGTCGCGAGCTCGACCCGTCCCGCATCGAGGCCCAGCTCAAGGACGGGGTGCTGCGCCTGTCCATCCCCAAGGCCGAGGAGGCCCGGCCCCGCCGCATCGAGGTGCGCATCGGCTGA
- a CDS encoding response regulator, which yields MAVRAFIVEDNSAIRESLVEALAELAGIRTVGQSGNAAGAIAWLTQSGNDWDVAIVDLLLDETGTGLDVLKALRGREPGRQVVVLTATASGLVRDQCLALGCDEVFDKSMDTEALLDWCMRRAGRPAGPVVR from the coding sequence TTGGCTGTCAGGGCATTCATCGTCGAAGACAACTCCGCCATCCGGGAAAGCCTGGTCGAGGCCCTGGCCGAGCTGGCCGGCATCCGCACGGTCGGCCAGAGCGGCAACGCCGCGGGGGCCATCGCCTGGCTCACCCAGTCGGGCAACGACTGGGACGTGGCCATCGTCGACCTCCTGCTCGACGAGACCGGCACCGGGCTCGACGTGCTCAAGGCGCTGCGCGGGCGCGAACCCGGCCGCCAGGTGGTGGTGCTCACCGCCACCGCCAGCGGGCTGGTGCGCGACCAGTGCCTCGCCCTCGGCTGCGACGAGGTGTTCGACAAGTCCATGGACACCGAGGCCCTGCTCGACTGGTGCATGCGGCGGGCCGGCCGGCCCGCCGGCCCCGTGGTCCGCTGA
- a CDS encoding SDR family oxidoreductase has translation MDDKPTARDAVRGGTEAAAEKQREIQREQDRKDEAKAKGGGGGGEAKAPRTGARAQPQELPAQHMAKPGIEADMQLRPRFEAPDYKGSGKLEGMTALVTGGDSGIGRAVAVLYAREGADVAVAYLSSHEDAEETRRWIEKEGRRCLLIAGDVKDSSFCRQAVERTVAELGKLDILVNNAAFQEHADSLEDLTDERIEETFRTNIFGYMAMARAALPHLKAGSSIINTGSVTGLRGSGSLLDYSATKGAIHAFTMSLASSVLAKGIRVNAVAPGPVWTPLNPADQTAEKVAEFGHSTDFKRPAQPEELSPAYVFLAAPCCSSYITGIVLPVTGSVGAV, from the coding sequence ATGGACGACAAACCCACAGCCAGGGACGCGGTGCGCGGCGGCACCGAGGCCGCGGCCGAGAAGCAGCGCGAGATCCAGCGCGAACAGGACCGCAAGGACGAAGCCAAGGCCAAGGGTGGCGGTGGCGGTGGCGAGGCGAAGGCGCCCCGCACCGGCGCGCGCGCGCAGCCGCAGGAGCTGCCGGCGCAGCACATGGCCAAGCCCGGCATCGAGGCCGACATGCAATTGCGGCCGCGCTTTGAGGCGCCCGACTACAAGGGCAGCGGCAAGCTCGAGGGCATGACGGCGCTGGTGACGGGCGGCGACTCCGGCATCGGCCGGGCGGTGGCCGTGCTGTACGCGCGCGAGGGCGCGGACGTCGCCGTTGCCTACCTCAGCTCGCACGAGGACGCCGAGGAAACCCGGCGCTGGATCGAGAAGGAAGGCCGGCGCTGCCTGCTGATCGCGGGGGACGTGAAGGATTCGTCGTTCTGCCGGCAGGCGGTGGAGCGCACCGTGGCCGAGCTGGGCAAGCTCGACATCCTGGTGAACAACGCGGCCTTCCAGGAGCATGCCGATTCGCTGGAGGACCTGACCGACGAGCGCATCGAGGAGACGTTCCGCACCAACATCTTCGGCTACATGGCCATGGCGCGGGCGGCGCTGCCGCACCTGAAGGCCGGCTCGTCCATCATCAACACCGGCTCGGTCACCGGGCTGCGCGGCAGCGGCTCGTTGCTCGACTATTCGGCGACCAAGGGAGCCATCCACGCCTTCACGATGTCGCTGGCCTCCAGCGTCCTGGCCAAGGGGATCCGGGTCAACGCGGTGGCGCCCGGGCCGGTCTGGACGCCGCTGAACCCGGCCGACCAGACGGCCGAGAAGGTGGCCGAGTTCGGCCACTCGACCGACTTCAAGCGACCGGCCCAGCCGGAGGAGCTGTCGCCGGCCTACGTGTTCCTGGCGGCGCCGTGCTGCTCCAGCTACATCACCGGCATCGTGCTGCCGGTCACGGGCTCGGTCGGGGCGGTGTGA
- a CDS encoding ATP-binding protein, whose product MSRPHDLSLADRAPAMPPLDAAAALAETLRQSEDRLPLGYSGGMGIWQVDLDTRLSTWWPAMEQLHGLPPGTPPLDEQRYFELVHPEDRDRVRSEIEKALGPAGWHRVEYRVIWPDGNVRWLESRGVVRRAPDGRALSMAGVCLDVTRRKQAESDLRFLAQASAELAGVADHQTTLDRIARLAVPHFADWCAVDLLQPDGSLRRVAAAHADPTKSPLAHELHRRFPPDPHSASGTWAVLRSGQGTLVPEIDDAMLVAGTDDRELLEILRELGLRSYIGAPLSARGRTMGVLTFITAESRRLYGPDDLALAEDLARRAAVAIDNAQLLAAMKESDRAKDVFLATLAHELRNPLAPIWNGLSLIRRAGGDAQRIEQVGGIIERQVGQLSRLVDDLLDVSRIGTGKIELKKEATNLVHVVGAAVEISRPHIEAAHHKLSITFPNEPTDLVADPARLTQVFSNLLNNAAKYTRRGGRIEVMVEAEAEELVVRIKDNGTGIAPEMLGKVFGLFTQVTQPSERRQGGLGIGLSLVEGLVRLHGGRVQAFSPGLDQGSEFVVYLPRVRRERPAGAPVPASVAPAPTAPPARRVLVVDDNEDAASTVAELLQMGGNEVDVAHDGAGAVARTAEFRPHVVLLDIGLPDFDGYEVARRIRRLQGVRQPVLIALTGWGQQQDKDAAARAGFDHHWTKPVDPARLEELSSR is encoded by the coding sequence ATGTCCCGTCCCCACGACCTCTCCCTCGCAGACCGCGCGCCGGCGATGCCGCCGCTCGATGCGGCGGCTGCCCTGGCCGAGACCCTGCGGCAGAGCGAGGACCGGTTGCCGCTCGGTTATTCCGGCGGCATGGGCATCTGGCAGGTCGACCTGGACACCCGGTTGAGCACCTGGTGGCCGGCGATGGAGCAGCTCCACGGCCTGCCGCCCGGGACGCCGCCGCTGGACGAGCAGCGCTACTTCGAGCTCGTGCATCCCGAGGACCGCGACCGCGTGCGGTCCGAGATCGAGAAGGCCCTGGGGCCGGCCGGCTGGCACCGGGTCGAGTACCGGGTGATCTGGCCGGACGGCAACGTGCGCTGGCTCGAAAGCCGGGGCGTGGTGCGCCGCGCCCCCGACGGCCGCGCGCTCTCGATGGCGGGCGTGTGCCTGGACGTGACGCGACGCAAGCAGGCCGAGAGCGACCTGCGCTTCCTGGCCCAGGCCAGCGCCGAACTGGCCGGCGTGGCCGACCACCAGACCACGCTGGACCGCATCGCCCGGCTGGCGGTGCCGCACTTCGCCGACTGGTGTGCGGTCGACCTGCTGCAGCCTGACGGCTCTCTGCGCCGGGTGGCGGCGGCGCATGCCGACCCGACCAAGTCACCGCTCGCGCACGAGCTGCACCGGCGCTTCCCGCCCGACCCGCACAGCGCCAGCGGCACCTGGGCCGTGCTGCGCAGCGGGCAGGGCACGCTGGTGCCGGAGATCGACGACGCCATGCTGGTGGCCGGGACGGACGATCGCGAGCTGCTGGAGATCCTGCGCGAGCTCGGCCTGCGCTCGTACATCGGCGCGCCCTTGTCCGCGCGCGGCCGCACGATGGGCGTGCTGACCTTCATCACCGCGGAATCGCGGCGGCTCTACGGCCCCGACGACCTGGCGCTGGCCGAGGACCTGGCGCGGCGCGCGGCCGTGGCGATCGACAACGCGCAGCTGCTGGCGGCGATGAAGGAGTCCGACCGGGCCAAGGACGTGTTCCTCGCCACGCTGGCGCACGAGCTGCGCAACCCGCTGGCGCCGATCTGGAACGGCCTGTCCCTGATCCGCCGCGCCGGCGGCGACGCCCAGCGCATCGAGCAGGTGGGCGGCATCATCGAGCGCCAGGTCGGGCAGCTGTCGCGGCTGGTCGACGACCTGCTGGACGTCTCGCGCATCGGCACCGGCAAGATCGAGCTGAAGAAGGAAGCCACCAACCTGGTCCACGTGGTCGGTGCGGCGGTGGAGATCAGCCGGCCCCACATCGAGGCGGCACACCACAAGCTGTCGATCACGTTCCCCAACGAGCCCACCGACCTGGTGGCCGACCCGGCGCGCCTGACGCAGGTGTTCTCCAACCTGTTGAACAACGCCGCCAAGTACACCCGCCGCGGCGGCCGCATCGAGGTCATGGTGGAAGCCGAGGCCGAGGAACTGGTGGTGCGGATCAAGGACAACGGCACCGGCATCGCGCCCGAGATGCTGGGCAAGGTGTTCGGCCTGTTCACCCAGGTCACGCAGCCGAGCGAACGCCGCCAGGGTGGCCTGGGCATCGGCCTGTCGCTGGTGGAGGGCCTGGTGCGCCTGCACGGCGGCCGGGTGCAGGCGTTCAGCCCGGGGCTCGACCAGGGCAGTGAGTTCGTGGTGTACCTGCCGCGCGTGCGCCGCGAGCGGCCCGCCGGCGCCCCGGTGCCCGCGAGCGTCGCGCCGGCGCCCACCGCGCCGCCGGCCCGCCGGGTGCTGGTCGTCGACGACAACGAGGACGCCGCCAGCACGGTGGCCGAACTGCTGCAGATGGGCGGCAACGAGGTCGACGTGGCACACGACGGCGCCGGCGCCGTCGCACGGACCGCGGAGTTCCGCCCGCACGTGGTGCTGCTCGACATCGGCCTGCCCGATTTCGACGGCTACGAGGTGGCGCGCCGCATCCGGCGCCTGCAGGGCGTGCGCCAGCCCGTCCTGATCGCCCTGACCGGCTGGGGCCAGCAGCAGGACAAGGACGCTGCCGCCCGCGCCGGCTTCGACCACCACTGGACCAAGCCGGTCGATCCGGCCCGGCTCGAGGAACTGTCCTCGCGCTGA